From the Amycolatopsis thermoflava N1165 genome, one window contains:
- a CDS encoding ArsR/SmtB family transcription factor: protein MARAATTADAFNAVAEPRRRQILDLLAGGEKPVNDLVSVLGLAQPLVSKHLRVLREVGLVEVRDSGRQRVYRINARPLKDIHEWVSGYQRLWDERFDRMDAVLEELKELEDGDEHDDD, encoded by the coding sequence ATGGCAAGGGCAGCGACTACGGCGGACGCGTTCAACGCGGTGGCCGAACCGCGGCGGCGGCAGATCCTCGATCTGCTGGCCGGCGGGGAGAAGCCGGTGAACGACCTGGTGTCGGTGCTCGGGCTCGCCCAGCCGCTGGTGTCGAAGCACCTGCGGGTCCTGCGGGAGGTGGGTTTGGTGGAGGTTCGCGACTCCGGACGGCAGCGGGTCTACCGCATCAACGCCCGCCCGCTGAAGGACATCCACGAGTGGGTCAGCGGATACCAGCGGTTGTGGGACGAGCGGTTCGACCGTATGGACGCGGTGTTGGAAGAACTCAAGGAACTGGAGGACGGAGATGAGCACGATGACGACTAG
- the def gene encoding peptide deformylase — translation MSEIEVHHDVTTGGDLAHHYARGESRPITVVGNPVLHQPCADVTEFGDDLAQLVSDMFVSMRTASGVGLAANQIGVPLRVFVYLCPESYARSDGELWHAGHVVNPVIEVAGDETGAHPEGCLSVPGARAVVERPAQVTVRGFDLAGNPVAVPGRDLLARCFQHETDHLDGRLYIDHLTPEGRETALAEMSEPAYPVVTTDAATRP, via the coding sequence ATGTCCGAGATCGAGGTCCACCACGACGTCACCACCGGCGGCGACCTGGCCCACCACTACGCCCGGGGCGAGTCCCGGCCCATCACCGTCGTCGGCAACCCGGTGCTGCACCAGCCGTGCGCCGACGTCACCGAGTTCGGCGACGACCTGGCCCAGCTGGTGTCCGACATGTTCGTCAGCATGCGCACCGCCAGCGGCGTCGGCCTCGCGGCCAACCAGATCGGCGTCCCGCTGCGCGTGTTCGTCTACCTGTGCCCGGAGAGCTACGCACGCAGCGACGGCGAGCTGTGGCACGCCGGCCACGTCGTGAACCCCGTCATCGAAGTCGCCGGCGACGAGACCGGCGCCCACCCCGAAGGCTGCCTGTCCGTGCCCGGCGCCAGGGCCGTCGTCGAACGCCCCGCCCAGGTCACCGTCCGCGGCTTCGACCTCGCGGGCAACCCCGTCGCCGTGCCTGGCCGCGACCTGCTCGCCCGCTGTTTCCAGCACGAGACCGACCACCTCGACGGCCGCCTCTACATCGACCACCTCACGCCGGAGGGCCGCGAGACCGCGCTGGCGGAGATGAGCGAACCGGCCTACCCGGTGGTCACAACGGACGCCGCCACTCGACCGTGA
- a CDS encoding NUDIX domain-containing protein — protein MPRKSAAFLLYRLTGDGGVEVLIAHMGGPFWARKNERAWSIPKGEYTDEDPLPAARREFAEEVGEPVLTGEILELGEVRQPSGKVITTFAAEGDFDPAGFASNTFEMEWPKGSGRVQEFPEVDRIEWTTPERAAELLVKGQVPIITRLRETLVAQGILRA, from the coding sequence GTGCCCAGGAAGAGCGCGGCGTTCCTGCTGTACCGCCTGACCGGCGACGGTGGGGTGGAGGTGCTGATCGCGCACATGGGCGGGCCGTTCTGGGCGCGCAAGAACGAGCGGGCCTGGTCCATCCCGAAGGGCGAGTACACCGACGAGGACCCGCTGCCCGCCGCACGGCGCGAGTTCGCCGAGGAGGTCGGCGAGCCCGTCCTCACGGGCGAGATCCTGGAGCTGGGCGAGGTGCGCCAGCCGAGCGGCAAGGTCATCACGACGTTCGCCGCGGAGGGCGACTTCGACCCGGCCGGCTTCGCCAGTAACACGTTCGAGATGGAGTGGCCGAAGGGCTCCGGCCGCGTCCAGGAGTTCCCGGAGGTGGACCGCATCGAGTGGACGACGCCCGAGCGCGCCGCGGAACTGCTCGTCAAGGGCCAGGTGCCGATCATCACCCGCCTGCGGGAAACGCTGGTGGCACAAGGAATCCTGCGCGCCTGA
- a CDS encoding CBS domain-containing protein: MTKAREIMTPEPECVRTSDTVLDAAKRMAELQVGAMPICGEDNRLKGMLTDRDIVVKVLAEGKDPRAVNAGELAQGEAVTIGADDDAEEILRTMSQHQVRRLPVIDGHDLVGIVAQADVARSLDEPKIGDLLQALSAD, translated from the coding sequence ATGACGAAGGCTCGCGAAATCATGACGCCGGAACCGGAGTGCGTGCGGACCAGCGACACCGTGCTCGACGCCGCGAAGCGGATGGCGGAGCTGCAGGTGGGGGCGATGCCCATCTGCGGTGAGGACAACCGGCTCAAGGGCATGCTGACCGATCGGGACATCGTGGTGAAGGTGCTGGCGGAGGGCAAGGACCCGCGCGCCGTGAACGCCGGGGAGCTCGCGCAGGGCGAGGCGGTCACGATCGGCGCCGACGACGATGCGGAGGAAATCCTGCGCACAATGTCGCAACACCAGGTCCGGCGGCTCCCGGTGATCGACGGCCACGACCTGGTGGGGATCGTCGCGCAGGCGGACGTGGCGAGGTCGCTGGACGAACCCAAGATCGGTGACCTGTTGCAGGCACTTTCGGCCGATTGA
- a CDS encoding ATP-binding protein, with translation MTVELTLLPRVACRGREITAPRLRDLLALLAGDLTTGCGTGRLVDGLWPDEQPENPVKALQILVSRARSQLGHDLIASTPTGYRLTLEPAQVDAAALLQHASAARTDDPAIALAEADAGLALWDGTADDGLDPLSTLRRERRSAHRFLVRARGLALSRLGRHAEAVEPLTAAAADRPRDEEVLLELLRKESATAGPSAALARFESYRRELRNQLGTDPGPELQAWQRETLAGERPAVRHGIPHEPNPLLGRADDIAAITQLLRRSRVTSIVGPGGLGKTRLAHSIGRDAEQPLVHFVALAGVRADADVAGHVATALAVGEARRTPGPPPPDDLTGIAEVLGAAPALLILDNCEHVLDGVAELVGALVSMTRDLRVLVTSRAPLGLSSESVYPLPELDLDTSIELFAQRARAARPDADLPADTVAALCRHLDGLPLAVELAAARVRVLSVAEIARRLTDRFALLRGGPRDAPQRHRTLQAVVDWSWHLLDEHAQAAMRALSVFPGGFTEDAARHLLGGRDTLDVLAELSGQSLLKVVDTPVGARFRMLETVREFSAARLGEAGGTARATADFLAWARDFGLAHHEPVFGPDPYTASERIRAEQDNLVTAMRLGIERADGATVAATAAALGALWTADSNYSRLAALTTEVPAVLARFHPKPEFVEVTRTAATVCATATFMLQGPRAVRSLVVLRRLPEAPPTTLVRALSTVLSALPGIDRRGLDALGDSDQPLLAFVAHAVHSYWWETAGDGERALASAVRMLDAAGDSGLPWVRLMARARLGELYLQRGEPDEAARHLSVAMRVLADLAPWPDTIGIRWGLMLAALQSGAVDEAERWLAKTSPGGGEDRFDVITFDLGVRAEISLARNEIDQGLALWRQAVARQRDSGVLPLPDAPGLDAWTLELLCVTVIAHAQHGRLDLVADLVAELPPLAPPLFSESAAKVPAYLIGMAVRGTLLLTLGVLALDRGDRTGVRLVALAERLGFLRNFQPTMTPAGFRAAAEKADGPAYADAVSEYAGLGPDELRLAALDLLSAWVPG, from the coding sequence GTGACCGTCGAACTGACCCTGCTGCCGCGGGTGGCCTGCCGCGGCCGGGAGATCACCGCGCCCCGGCTGCGGGACCTCCTCGCGCTGCTCGCCGGCGACCTCACCACCGGCTGCGGCACCGGCCGGCTGGTGGACGGGCTGTGGCCGGACGAGCAGCCGGAGAACCCGGTGAAGGCGTTGCAGATCCTCGTTTCGCGCGCCCGCTCGCAGCTCGGCCACGACCTCATCGCCAGCACGCCGACCGGGTACCGCCTCACGCTCGAACCCGCCCAGGTCGACGCCGCCGCGCTGCTCCAGCACGCGTCCGCGGCGCGGACGGACGATCCCGCGATCGCGCTCGCCGAGGCCGACGCCGGGCTCGCGCTCTGGGACGGCACGGCCGACGACGGGCTGGACCCGCTGTCCACCTTGCGCCGCGAACGCCGCTCCGCCCACCGCTTCCTCGTGCGCGCCCGCGGGCTGGCGCTGTCCCGGCTCGGCCGCCACGCCGAGGCGGTCGAACCGCTCACCGCCGCGGCGGCGGACCGGCCGCGTGACGAGGAAGTCCTGCTGGAGCTGTTGCGCAAGGAGTCCGCGACCGCCGGGCCGTCCGCGGCGCTGGCCAGGTTCGAGTCCTACCGCCGCGAGCTGCGGAACCAGTTGGGCACCGATCCCGGGCCGGAACTCCAGGCGTGGCAACGGGAAACGCTCGCCGGCGAGCGGCCGGCTGTCCGGCACGGCATCCCGCACGAGCCCAATCCGCTGCTGGGCCGCGCGGACGACATCGCGGCGATCACGCAGCTGCTGCGCCGGTCCCGGGTCACCTCGATCGTGGGTCCCGGCGGGCTGGGCAAGACCCGCCTCGCGCATTCGATCGGCCGGGACGCCGAACAGCCGCTGGTCCATTTCGTCGCGCTGGCCGGTGTCCGCGCCGACGCGGACGTGGCCGGGCACGTCGCGACCGCGCTCGCCGTCGGCGAGGCGCGCCGCACGCCGGGCCCACCGCCGCCCGACGACCTGACCGGCATCGCCGAAGTCCTCGGCGCCGCACCGGCGCTGCTGATCCTGGACAACTGCGAGCACGTCCTCGACGGGGTCGCGGAGCTGGTCGGGGCCCTGGTGTCGATGACGCGGGACCTGCGGGTGCTCGTCACCAGCCGCGCGCCGCTGGGCCTGTCGTCGGAGTCGGTGTACCCGCTGCCGGAACTCGACCTGGACACGTCGATCGAGCTGTTCGCCCAGCGCGCCCGGGCCGCGCGGCCGGACGCCGACCTGCCCGCGGACACCGTGGCCGCGCTGTGCCGCCACCTCGACGGCCTGCCGCTGGCGGTGGAGCTCGCGGCGGCGCGGGTGCGCGTGCTGTCGGTCGCGGAGATCGCGCGGCGCCTCACCGACCGGTTCGCGCTGCTGCGCGGCGGCCCGCGCGACGCGCCCCAGCGGCACCGGACGCTGCAGGCCGTCGTCGACTGGAGCTGGCACCTCCTCGACGAGCACGCGCAGGCGGCGATGCGCGCGTTGTCGGTGTTCCCCGGCGGGTTCACCGAAGACGCCGCGCGGCACCTGCTCGGCGGCCGCGACACCCTCGACGTGCTGGCGGAGCTGTCCGGTCAGTCCCTGCTGAAGGTCGTCGACACCCCGGTCGGCGCCCGGTTCCGGATGCTGGAGACGGTGCGCGAGTTCAGCGCCGCCCGCCTCGGCGAGGCCGGCGGGACCGCGCGCGCCACCGCGGACTTCCTGGCCTGGGCCCGGGATTTCGGCCTGGCCCACCACGAACCGGTGTTCGGCCCCGACCCGTACACGGCGAGCGAGCGGATCCGCGCCGAGCAGGACAACCTCGTGACGGCGATGCGACTGGGCATCGAGCGGGCGGACGGCGCGACCGTCGCGGCCACGGCGGCGGCGCTGGGCGCGCTGTGGACGGCCGACTCCAACTACTCGCGCCTGGCCGCGCTCACCACGGAAGTGCCGGCGGTGCTCGCGCGCTTCCACCCGAAACCGGAGTTCGTCGAGGTGACCCGCACGGCCGCGACCGTGTGCGCCACCGCGACCTTCATGCTCCAGGGTCCGCGCGCGGTGCGGTCGCTGGTCGTCCTGCGGCGGCTGCCCGAAGCGCCGCCGACGACGCTGGTCCGCGCGCTGTCCACCGTCCTGTCCGCGCTGCCCGGGATCGATCGCCGCGGACTGGACGCCCTCGGCGACAGCGACCAGCCGCTGCTCGCGTTCGTCGCGCACGCCGTGCACAGCTACTGGTGGGAGACGGCGGGCGACGGCGAGCGGGCGCTCGCCTCGGCGGTGCGGATGCTGGACGCGGCGGGCGATTCCGGCCTGCCGTGGGTCCGGTTGATGGCCCGCGCCCGGCTCGGCGAGCTGTACCTGCAGCGCGGCGAACCGGACGAAGCCGCGCGGCACCTGTCGGTCGCGATGCGGGTGCTGGCGGATCTGGCGCCGTGGCCCGACACGATCGGGATCCGGTGGGGGCTCATGCTCGCCGCCCTGCAGAGCGGCGCGGTCGACGAGGCCGAACGCTGGCTGGCGAAGACGAGCCCGGGCGGCGGCGAGGACCGGTTCGACGTCATCACGTTCGACCTCGGGGTGCGCGCCGAGATCTCCTTGGCCCGCAACGAAATCGACCAGGGGCTCGCGCTGTGGCGGCAGGCGGTGGCCCGTCAGCGGGACAGCGGCGTGCTCCCCCTGCCGGATGCGCCTGGCCTGGACGCGTGGACGCTGGAGCTGCTCTGCGTCACGGTGATCGCGCACGCCCAGCACGGAAGGCTCGACCTGGTCGCCGACCTGGTCGCCGAGCTCCCCCCGCTGGCGCCGCCGTTGTTCAGCGAGAGCGCGGCGAAGGTGCCCGCCTACCTGATCGGGATGGCGGTGCGCGGCACCCTTCTGCTCACGCTCGGGGTGCTCGCGCTCGACCGCGGGGACCGCACCGGGGTGCGGCTGGTGGCGCTGGCCGAGCGGCTCGGGTTCCTGCGCAACTTCCAGCCCACGATGACACCGGCCGGGTTCCGGGCCGCGGCCGAGAAAGCCGACGGGCCGGCGTACGCCGACGCGGTGTCGGAGTACGCCGGCCTCGGCCCGGACGAGCTGCGCCTGGCGGCGCTGGACCTGCTCAGCGCGTGGGTTCCCGGTTGA
- a CDS encoding FAD-dependent monooxygenase, which translates to MTKKIVIAGAGPTGLWLAAELRLAGAEVTVLEQRAERDPHSKALTIHPRTIEVLASRGVEQPFLVEGIPIPQGHFAVLDDRLDFALLDTDFPITLALLQARTEELLEDLARERGADIRRGHRVTGLAEHPGEVRVAVDGPDGEYTVAAAYVVGCDGTRSTVRAAAGIDFPGTSASVYGWLGDVVLTDPPSAGSYSRATADGLLLAVPLPGGLHRLVGHSPGDVRADHPGELTLDELRAKVTAIAGRDFGMHSPAWLSRFSNASRQATRYRRGRVLLAGDAAHMHMPAGGVGLNVGLQDAMNLGWKLGAVVRGEAPDDLLDTYHDERHPVGAELLEHTQAQTALMTAFTPDGRRLRSLLSTLIAEQPAFARALAERLSGLSVRYPGAHPLAGTRAPNLKFRDTTLFRLLHAGRPVLLDFRDEPGPATPGTVVHHGRPLDDRPDWAALDTALIRPDGHVADVTPSGEPDQHP; encoded by the coding sequence GTGACCAAGAAGATCGTCATCGCCGGAGCGGGCCCGACCGGGCTGTGGCTGGCCGCGGAACTCCGCCTCGCGGGCGCCGAGGTCACCGTCCTCGAACAGCGCGCCGAACGGGACCCGCACTCGAAGGCCCTCACCATCCACCCGCGCACCATCGAGGTGCTGGCCTCACGCGGCGTCGAGCAGCCGTTCCTGGTCGAGGGGATCCCCATCCCGCAGGGGCACTTCGCCGTGCTCGACGACCGCCTGGACTTCGCCCTGCTCGACACCGATTTCCCGATCACCCTGGCGCTCCTGCAGGCACGCACCGAGGAACTGCTGGAAGACCTCGCGCGCGAGAGGGGCGCGGACATCCGGCGCGGCCACCGCGTCACCGGCCTCGCCGAACACCCCGGCGAGGTGCGCGTGGCGGTCGACGGCCCGGACGGCGAGTACACGGTCGCCGCCGCGTACGTCGTGGGCTGCGACGGCACCCGCAGCACCGTCCGCGCCGCCGCCGGGATCGACTTCCCCGGCACGTCCGCGTCCGTCTACGGCTGGCTCGGGGACGTCGTGCTGACCGACCCGCCGTCCGCGGGCTCCTACAGCCGCGCGACCGCCGACGGCCTGCTCCTGGCCGTCCCGCTGCCCGGCGGCCTGCACCGGCTGGTCGGCCACAGTCCCGGCGACGTCCGCGCCGACCACCCCGGCGAGCTCACCCTCGACGAGCTGCGCGCCAAGGTCACCGCCATCGCCGGCCGGGACTTCGGCATGCACTCTCCCGCGTGGCTGTCCCGGTTCTCCAACGCCAGCCGCCAGGCCACCCGCTACCGCCGGGGACGCGTCCTGCTCGCCGGCGACGCCGCCCACATGCACATGCCGGCCGGCGGCGTCGGGCTCAACGTCGGCCTGCAGGACGCGATGAACCTCGGCTGGAAGCTGGGGGCCGTGGTTCGCGGCGAGGCGCCCGACGACCTCCTCGACACCTACCACGACGAACGCCACCCGGTCGGCGCCGAACTCCTGGAGCACACCCAGGCGCAGACCGCGCTGATGACCGCGTTCACCCCGGACGGCCGCCGGCTGCGGTCACTGCTCAGCACCCTCATCGCCGAACAGCCCGCGTTCGCCAGGGCACTCGCCGAGCGGCTGTCCGGTCTGTCCGTCCGCTACCCCGGCGCGCACCCGCTCGCCGGCACCCGCGCACCGAACCTCAAGTTCCGCGACACCACGCTCTTCCGGCTCCTGCACGCGGGACGCCCGGTGCTGCTGGACTTCCGCGACGAGCCCGGCCCCGCCACCCCCGGCACGGTCGTCCACCACGGACGCCCGCTGGACGACCGGCCGGACTGGGCCGCGCTCGACACGGCCCTCATCCGCCCCGACGGCCACGTCGCGGACGTGACCCCCAGCGGCGAGCCTGATCAGCACCCCTGA
- a CDS encoding CHASE3 domain-containing protein, with translation MTIPRFPPRTLRWQVILLVSGLLLLLTTTAIVTTAARVHVTDVGSRVRDTLRPAQVAVAALGKGYVDMETGERGFLLTRDPQFLQPYETGHAAVAGAEGDLRRLMAGDAESIALLDEVSAVGAEWRTQVAEPSIAQVRADGTVADGRLGKALSDTLRARLAALGNHLDQLIAARLESSRRANATANLTTGLCVALALVLGIASVVILRRSLVTPLNRLVAQVREVAAGDLHREVEAAGPEEVVRLGEAVEAMRVRILSEAEQVAASANRIARLEETDRIARTLGDTAIRRLYGITLDLQSAAARFPRSGPVMATAISGIDRTISALRSSVYGTAATRTRPALRAQVSDVVGELETTHGRAPGLVLTGDLDIEPPEEVTAEVTQVLRDILRATAVPGGGAEEVELALSGEEIRLRVRCAVPDEQVAGVELALAEASGDAVVCREPGRVTVEWRRPL, from the coding sequence GTGACCATTCCGCGATTCCCGCCGCGGACTTTGCGGTGGCAGGTGATCCTGCTCGTGAGCGGGTTGCTCCTGCTGCTCACCACCACCGCGATCGTCACCACCGCGGCCCGCGTCCACGTGACCGACGTCGGTTCGCGGGTGCGGGACACGCTGCGCCCGGCGCAGGTCGCGGTCGCGGCGCTCGGCAAGGGTTACGTGGACATGGAAACGGGCGAGCGCGGTTTTCTGCTGACGCGCGATCCGCAATTCCTGCAACCCTACGAAACGGGGCACGCGGCGGTCGCCGGCGCGGAGGGCGACCTCAGGCGGCTGATGGCCGGTGACGCGGAATCGATCGCTCTCCTCGACGAAGTCAGCGCGGTGGGCGCCGAGTGGCGCACCCAGGTGGCCGAGCCGTCGATCGCGCAGGTCCGCGCGGACGGCACCGTCGCGGACGGCCGGCTGGGCAAGGCCTTGTCCGACACCCTGCGCGCACGTCTGGCCGCACTGGGGAACCACCTCGACCAGCTCATCGCGGCCCGGCTGGAATCGTCGCGCCGCGCGAACGCCACCGCGAACCTGACCACCGGGCTGTGCGTGGCGCTGGCGCTCGTGCTGGGAATCGCGAGCGTGGTCATCCTGCGCCGCTCGCTGGTCACGCCGCTGAACCGGCTGGTGGCGCAGGTGCGCGAGGTGGCCGCCGGCGACCTGCACCGCGAGGTCGAGGCCGCCGGGCCGGAGGAGGTGGTGCGGCTCGGCGAAGCGGTCGAGGCGATGCGGGTGCGGATCCTGTCGGAGGCCGAACAGGTGGCGGCGTCGGCGAACCGGATCGCCCGGCTGGAGGAGACCGACCGGATCGCCCGCACGCTCGGCGACACGGCGATCCGCCGGCTCTACGGCATCACGCTGGACCTGCAGTCCGCGGCCGCCCGGTTCCCCCGGTCCGGCCCGGTGATGGCCACCGCGATCAGCGGCATCGACCGCACGATCTCGGCGCTGCGGAGCTCCGTCTACGGCACGGCAGCGACGCGGACCCGCCCGGCGCTGCGCGCGCAGGTCAGCGACGTGGTCGGGGAGCTGGAGACGACCCACGGGCGCGCGCCGGGGCTCGTCCTGACCGGCGACCTCGACATCGAACCGCCGGAGGAGGTCACCGCAGAGGTCACCCAGGTGCTGCGGGACATCCTGCGCGCCACCGCGGTGCCGGGCGGCGGCGCGGAGGAGGTCGAGCTGGCGCTGTCCGGCGAGGAGATCCGGCTGCGCGTGCGGTGCGCGGTGCCGGACGAGCAGGTGGCCGGGGTGGAACTGGCGCTGGCGGAGGCGTCCGGGGACGCGGTCGTGTGCCGCGAGCCGGGCCGGGTCACGGTCGAGTGGCGGCGTCCGTTGTGA
- a CDS encoding TetR/AcrR family transcriptional regulator C-terminal domain-containing protein, protein MITRNGDSRRDEIVRVALDLLDEEGLEAVSLRAVARRLGVRLNTVSWHVKTKARLRELMADAVFAGISLDGLPDDWRDRTTELAHRFRRALLAHRDGAFVVAGTFVAEPATLRAAEALVAALLDGGLEPRDAGWTCWTILYFTLGLTQEEQGATGAVAGLLESAVTPDSHPALARVLPHLVDNEFTRRFEFGLDRILDTAARG, encoded by the coding sequence GTGATCACCCGGAACGGCGACAGCCGGCGCGACGAGATCGTCCGGGTCGCGCTCGACCTGCTCGACGAAGAGGGCCTGGAGGCCGTCAGCCTGCGTGCCGTCGCGCGGCGGCTCGGTGTCCGGCTCAACACCGTCTCCTGGCACGTCAAGACCAAGGCGCGGCTGCGTGAGCTGATGGCCGACGCGGTCTTCGCCGGCATCTCCCTCGACGGGCTCCCGGACGACTGGCGGGACCGCACGACCGAGCTGGCCCACCGGTTCCGCCGCGCGCTGCTGGCGCACCGGGACGGCGCGTTCGTCGTCGCCGGGACGTTCGTCGCCGAGCCGGCCACCCTGCGCGCCGCGGAAGCGCTGGTCGCCGCCCTGCTCGACGGCGGCCTCGAACCCCGCGACGCGGGCTGGACCTGCTGGACGATCCTCTACTTCACGCTCGGCCTCACGCAGGAGGAGCAGGGCGCGACGGGCGCGGTGGCCGGCCTGCTGGAGTCCGCGGTCACCCCGGACAGCCACCCCGCGCTGGCCCGCGTGCTGCCGCACCTCGTGGACAACGAGTTCACCCGCCGCTTCGAGTTCGGGCTCGACCGCATCCTGGACACGGCCGCACGTGGCTAG
- a CDS encoding nitroreductase family protein: protein MTPEELLTTTRSVRKRLDLSRPVPRELIERAITLALQAPTGSNRQDWHWVVVTDAGKRAKLAELYAKSYKAYRDQGPAPEERYPGDTDRAATQHRVMNSADYLAEHMAEVPVLLVPAIHVPGGKLPEGNQAGLWGSILPAVWSYMLAARTLGLGTAWTSLHLVYEKEAAELLGIPDHVRQAALIPTAFYTGETFKPAKRQPLSEVLHYDQW, encoded by the coding sequence ATGACACCAGAGGAGCTGTTGACCACCACCCGCAGCGTGCGCAAGCGGCTGGACCTGTCGCGTCCCGTGCCGCGCGAGCTCATCGAGCGTGCGATCACCCTCGCGCTGCAGGCGCCGACCGGGTCGAACCGGCAGGACTGGCACTGGGTCGTGGTCACCGACGCCGGCAAGCGCGCCAAGCTGGCCGAGCTGTACGCGAAGTCCTACAAGGCCTACCGCGACCAGGGCCCCGCGCCGGAGGAGCGCTACCCGGGCGACACGGACCGCGCCGCCACCCAGCACCGGGTGATGAACAGCGCCGACTACCTGGCCGAGCACATGGCCGAGGTGCCGGTGCTGCTCGTCCCGGCGATCCACGTGCCGGGTGGCAAGCTGCCCGAGGGCAACCAGGCCGGCTTGTGGGGCTCGATCCTGCCCGCGGTCTGGAGCTATATGCTCGCCGCGCGCACCCTCGGGCTCGGCACCGCTTGGACGTCGCTGCACCTGGTCTACGAGAAGGAGGCCGCTGAACTGCTGGGCATCCCGGACCACGTCCGGCAGGCGGCGCTGATCCCGACGGCGTTCTACACCGGCGAGACGTTCAAGCCGGCGAAGCGCCAGCCGCTGTCCGAGGTCCTGCACTACGACCAGTGGTGA
- a CDS encoding MmcQ/YjbR family DNA-binding protein produces the protein MTPGELKRLCLSLPGAREEFPFGEANSVFKVAGKMFALSPLESKPLRVSLKCDPDLAVQLRRDHPEITAGYHLNKRHWNTVVLDGGVPEDLVREMVEDSYDLVVSGLPRREQEKLRWVALSQEKTPRGSGKPAR, from the coding sequence ATGACGCCAGGCGAACTCAAACGACTGTGCCTGTCGCTGCCGGGGGCCCGCGAGGAGTTCCCGTTCGGCGAGGCCAACAGCGTGTTCAAGGTCGCGGGCAAGATGTTCGCCCTCAGCCCGCTCGAGTCGAAGCCGCTGCGGGTCAGCCTGAAGTGCGATCCGGACCTGGCGGTGCAGCTGCGCCGCGACCACCCGGAGATCACCGCCGGGTACCACCTGAACAAGCGGCACTGGAACACCGTCGTGCTGGACGGCGGCGTGCCCGAGGACCTGGTGCGCGAGATGGTCGAGGACTCCTACGACCTGGTCGTGTCCGGGCTGCCGCGCCGCGAGCAGGAGAAGCTGCGGTGGGTCGCGCTCAGCCAGGAGAAGACGCCGCGCGGATCCGGCAAGCCGGCCCGGTGA
- a CDS encoding dodecin — protein MAGHTYRVTEIVGSSSESLEAAIRGGIERASQTLRGLDWFEVTEIRGHIENGAIGHFQVGLKVGFRLEDAD, from the coding sequence ATGGCCGGGCACACCTATCGCGTCACCGAGATCGTCGGCTCGTCCAGTGAGAGTTTGGAGGCCGCCATTCGTGGGGGTATCGAGCGTGCTTCGCAGACGTTGCGGGGGTTGGACTGGTTCGAGGTGACCGAAATACGGGGGCACATCGAGAACGGCGCGATCGGGCACTTCCAGGTCGGGCTGAAGGTCGGGTTCCGGCTGGAGGACGCGGACTGA
- a CDS encoding RidA family protein codes for MTKSEMPQYANPAGLFALPEMFSLSVAVPASRLVFLSGQVAWNAEGELVGEGDHGAQVEQIVRNIDIALAAAGTSREHLVKHTIYVVGYRPELAEAILAPLRAGVTTRSASTLVGVQTLFDPRYLVEIDAVAWIP; via the coding sequence ATGACCAAGAGTGAGATGCCGCAGTACGCCAACCCGGCCGGGCTCTTCGCGCTGCCGGAGATGTTCAGCCTGTCCGTCGCCGTGCCCGCGTCACGGCTGGTGTTCCTGTCCGGGCAGGTCGCCTGGAACGCCGAGGGTGAACTCGTCGGCGAGGGTGACCACGGTGCGCAGGTGGAGCAGATCGTGCGGAACATCGACATCGCGCTCGCCGCCGCGGGCACGAGTCGTGAGCACCTGGTCAAGCACACGATCTACGTCGTCGGATATCGCCCGGAGCTGGCGGAGGCGATCCTCGCGCCGTTGCGTGCGGGGGTGACCACGCGATCGGCGAGCACGCTCGTCGGCGTCCAGACCCTGTTCGACCCCCGCTACCTGGTCGAAATCGATGCAGTTGCCTGGATCCCTTGA
- a CDS encoding SRPBCC family protein — translation MTTSGTAKVTLPADNQVQIVREFNAPARLVWKAWTTPELVKRWWSGERGEVTSVEVDLRVGGRWRNVMIADGGFEVAFHGEYREIVPHERIVSTEVFEGMPGAESLNTLTLTEHEGRTTLTVLAEYPNKETRDGHLESGMEGGMQESLDRLEQVAVSLA, via the coding sequence ATGACGACTAGCGGTACGGCGAAGGTCACGCTCCCGGCGGACAACCAGGTTCAGATCGTGCGTGAGTTCAACGCGCCCGCGCGGCTGGTGTGGAAGGCGTGGACCACGCCGGAGCTGGTGAAGCGCTGGTGGTCGGGCGAGCGTGGCGAGGTCACGTCCGTCGAGGTCGACCTGCGGGTCGGCGGGAGATGGCGCAACGTGATGATCGCCGACGGCGGTTTCGAGGTCGCCTTCCACGGCGAGTACCGGGAAATCGTGCCGCACGAGCGGATCGTGTCGACCGAGGTGTTCGAAGGCATGCCCGGTGCGGAGTCGCTGAACACGCTGACGCTGACCGAACACGAGGGGCGCACCACGCTGACCGTGCTGGCCGAGTACCCGAACAAGGAAACCCGCGACGGGCACCTGGAGTCCGGCATGGAGGGCGGCATGCAGGAGTCGCTGGACCGGCTGGAGCAGGTGGCGGTGTCGCTGGCCTGA